A stretch of the Streptosporangium sp. NBC_01755 genome encodes the following:
- a CDS encoding SurA N-terminal domain-containing protein, whose protein sequence is MKSTRVRVILAVAAAGVALTACSPNQVGAAAVVGGERISSSELDRNVREYEAALSKAGVSASELQFQDSVPQLVLFQLANAKQYAKVAESKGITATAGEIDQVIAGQGGQEKFEQQMLQQAVAPSHAREFIRSQVLISKLVAKYGGGTDEAAIQRGQQQAVKDLQAMPITWNPRYGQLNQQRSQEQPSVFVDAGRFGAPAAPAAPAAEQPETPQQ, encoded by the coding sequence GTGAAGTCGACCCGAGTGCGCGTCATCCTGGCGGTCGCCGCCGCCGGTGTCGCGCTGACCGCCTGCTCTCCGAACCAGGTCGGCGCCGCCGCCGTCGTGGGTGGGGAGCGCATCAGCTCCAGCGAGCTGGACAGGAATGTCCGTGAGTACGAGGCGGCGCTGTCCAAGGCGGGTGTCTCCGCCTCGGAGCTGCAGTTCCAGGACAGCGTCCCGCAGCTCGTGCTCTTCCAGCTGGCCAATGCCAAGCAGTACGCGAAGGTCGCCGAGAGCAAGGGCATCACGGCCACCGCCGGCGAGATCGACCAGGTGATCGCGGGTCAGGGTGGTCAGGAGAAGTTCGAGCAGCAGATGCTCCAGCAGGCGGTGGCCCCCTCGCACGCACGCGAGTTCATCAGGTCGCAGGTGCTGATCAGCAAGCTCGTCGCCAAGTACGGCGGCGGCACGGACGAGGCGGCCATCCAGCGCGGCCAGCAGCAGGCGGTCAAGGACCTGCAGGCCATGCCGATCACCTGGAACCCGCGCTACGGCCAGCTCAACCAGCAGCGGAGCCAGGAGCAGCCGAGCGTCTTCGTCGACGCCGGTCGCTTCGGTGCCCCGGCGGCACCCGCCGCCCCTGCCGCCGAGCAGCCCGAGACCCCGCAGCAGTAG
- the mfd gene encoding transcription-repair coupling factor, translated as MSLSGLLDLVAGEPELASLLRDVREGDSSDVSLVAPPALRPFAVAALAREGAKGAARTVLAVTATGREAEDLASALTSLLNESTVAVFPAWETLPHERLSPRSDTVGQRLAVLRRLAHPVEGDLSAGPLHVVVAPIRALLQPIVRGLGDLQPVRLRAGDDADLDSVVHSLVENGYHRVDMVEKRGEVAVRGGLLDVFPPTQEHPLRLEFWGDTVEEIRWFKVADQRSLEVAEDGLFAAPCRELLLTAEVRERARRLAEAHPSLAEVLAQLAEGVPMEGMEAFAPVLAGEMDLLVDHLGEQAAIFVCDPERIRGRADELVRTSQEFLEASWINAASGGEAPIDLGEAAFRTLEEIRDHARQLGQPWWSLAPFGVESETGGARGGGPDGGLVLGAREAEAYRGDTQRALSDIKGWLDSERVVVLLSEGHGPAERMVELLKGVDLPARLEPDLERIPDPKVVHVTTGLVEHGFVTPSLAVLTHLDLVGQKASTKDMRRLPSRRRNMVDPLQLKVGDNVVHEQHGVGRYVEMVQRTVQGATREYLVIEYARGDRLYVPTDQLDEVTRYVGGESPTLNRMGGADWAKAKTKAKKAVKEIAGELIRLYSARMASPGHAFAPDSPWQREMEDAFPYAETGDQLEAIDEVKRDMERPIPMDRLICGDVGYGKTEIAVRAAFKAVQDGKQVAVLVPTTLLVQQHMSTFAERFSGFPLNVRPMSRFQSDGEVSATLEGLREGSVDVVIGTHRLFSSEVGFKQLGLIIIDEEQRFGVEHKEAMKHMRTQVDVLAMSATPIPRTLEMGLTGIREMSTILTPPEERHPILTFVGPYDEKQIGAAVRRELMRDGQIFFVHNRVASINKVAAMLRELVPEARVAVAHGQMQEHQLEKIMVGFWERDFDVLVCTTIVESGLDVPNANTLIVDRADNYGLSQLHQLRGRVGRGRERGYAYFLYPPEKPLTETAHERLATISQHTEMGAGMYVAMKDLEIRGAGNILGAEQSGFIAGVGFDLYVRMMAEAVQEQKAKLAGTYQEDERPDVKVELPINAHIPHDYVTSERLRLEAYRRIAAIGSDSDIGAVRDELVDRYGRPPQQVENLLEVARFRIRARRAGLTDVTLQGQNIKFAPVELKDSQQVRLQRLYPKALLKQAAGTLLVPVPKTRPLGGQPLRDLDLLKWCGDLVEAMFLETARVE; from the coding sequence ATGAGTCTTTCCGGACTTCTGGACCTTGTCGCCGGGGAGCCTGAGCTGGCTTCCCTTCTTCGGGATGTGCGCGAGGGCGACTCGTCCGACGTGTCGCTGGTCGCGCCGCCGGCGCTCCGTCCCTTCGCGGTGGCCGCGCTGGCCAGGGAGGGGGCCAAGGGGGCGGCCAGGACCGTCCTCGCGGTGACCGCGACCGGTCGCGAGGCCGAGGATCTCGCCTCGGCCCTCACCAGCCTCCTGAACGAGAGCACCGTCGCGGTCTTCCCCGCGTGGGAGACGCTTCCGCACGAGCGCCTGTCGCCGCGCAGCGACACCGTGGGCCAGCGCCTGGCGGTGCTGCGCAGGCTGGCCCACCCGGTCGAGGGCGATCTCTCGGCCGGCCCGCTGCACGTGGTCGTCGCGCCGATCAGGGCGCTGCTCCAGCCGATCGTGCGCGGCCTGGGCGACCTGCAACCGGTGCGGCTGCGCGCCGGGGACGACGCCGACCTCGACAGCGTCGTGCACAGCCTGGTGGAGAACGGCTACCACCGGGTCGACATGGTGGAGAAGCGCGGGGAGGTCGCGGTCAGGGGCGGGCTGCTCGACGTCTTCCCGCCGACCCAGGAGCACCCGCTCCGGCTGGAGTTCTGGGGCGACACCGTCGAGGAGATCCGCTGGTTCAAGGTCGCCGACCAGCGCTCGCTGGAGGTGGCCGAGGACGGGCTGTTCGCCGCCCCCTGCCGGGAGCTGCTGCTGACCGCCGAGGTCAGGGAGAGGGCGAGGCGGCTGGCCGAGGCGCACCCCTCGCTGGCCGAGGTCCTGGCGCAGCTGGCCGAGGGCGTGCCGATGGAGGGCATGGAGGCGTTCGCGCCGGTGCTCGCCGGAGAGATGGACCTGCTCGTCGACCACCTGGGGGAACAGGCGGCGATCTTCGTGTGCGACCCGGAGCGCATCCGCGGGCGCGCGGACGAGCTGGTGCGGACCAGTCAGGAGTTCCTGGAGGCGTCCTGGATCAACGCGGCGTCAGGCGGCGAGGCGCCGATCGACCTGGGCGAGGCGGCGTTCCGCACCCTGGAGGAGATCCGCGACCACGCGCGGCAGCTCGGCCAGCCATGGTGGTCGCTCGCGCCGTTCGGCGTGGAGAGCGAGACCGGCGGCGCTCGGGGCGGGGGGCCGGACGGCGGGCTGGTGCTCGGGGCGCGCGAGGCCGAGGCATACCGGGGCGACACCCAGCGGGCGCTGTCGGACATCAAGGGCTGGCTCGACTCCGAGCGGGTGGTCGTCCTGCTGAGCGAGGGCCACGGCCCCGCCGAGCGCATGGTCGAGCTGCTCAAGGGCGTCGACCTGCCCGCGCGCCTGGAGCCGGACCTTGAGCGGATCCCCGACCCCAAGGTCGTCCACGTCACCACCGGCCTGGTCGAGCACGGGTTCGTCACCCCGTCGCTGGCCGTGCTGACCCACCTCGACCTGGTCGGCCAGAAGGCGTCGACCAAGGACATGCGGCGGTTGCCGTCCCGGCGCCGCAACATGGTCGACCCGCTCCAGCTCAAGGTCGGCGACAACGTCGTGCACGAGCAGCACGGCGTGGGCCGCTACGTCGAGATGGTGCAGCGCACCGTGCAGGGCGCCACCCGCGAATACCTGGTGATCGAGTACGCCAGGGGCGACCGGCTCTACGTGCCGACCGACCAGCTCGACGAGGTCACCCGCTACGTCGGGGGCGAGTCGCCCACGCTCAACCGGATGGGCGGCGCAGACTGGGCCAAGGCCAAGACCAAGGCCAAGAAGGCGGTCAAGGAGATCGCCGGAGAGCTGATCCGCCTGTACTCCGCCCGGATGGCCTCACCGGGACACGCGTTCGCGCCCGACAGCCCGTGGCAGCGCGAGATGGAGGACGCCTTCCCCTACGCCGAGACCGGCGACCAGCTTGAGGCCATCGACGAGGTCAAGCGCGACATGGAGCGCCCGATCCCGATGGACCGGCTGATCTGCGGCGACGTGGGCTACGGCAAGACCGAGATCGCGGTGCGGGCGGCGTTCAAGGCGGTGCAGGACGGCAAGCAGGTGGCCGTCCTGGTGCCGACCACGCTGCTGGTGCAGCAGCACATGTCGACCTTCGCCGAGCGGTTCTCCGGATTCCCGCTCAATGTCAGGCCGATGTCGCGGTTCCAGAGCGACGGCGAGGTCAGCGCCACCTTGGAGGGGCTGCGCGAGGGATCGGTCGACGTGGTGATCGGCACGCACCGGCTGTTCTCGTCCGAGGTCGGGTTCAAGCAGCTCGGCCTGATCATCATCGACGAGGAGCAGCGGTTCGGTGTCGAGCACAAGGAGGCCATGAAGCACATGCGCACCCAGGTCGACGTGCTGGCCATGTCCGCGACCCCGATCCCCCGCACGCTGGAGATGGGACTCACCGGCATCAGGGAGATGTCCACGATCCTCACCCCGCCCGAGGAGCGGCACCCGATCCTCACCTTCGTCGGCCCGTACGACGAGAAGCAGATCGGTGCCGCGGTCCGGCGCGAGCTGATGCGTGACGGCCAGATCTTCTTCGTCCACAACCGGGTGGCCAGCATCAACAAGGTCGCGGCCATGCTGCGCGAGCTCGTGCCCGAGGCCAGGGTCGCCGTCGCGCACGGCCAGATGCAGGAGCACCAGCTGGAGAAGATCATGGTGGGCTTCTGGGAGCGCGACTTCGACGTGCTGGTCTGCACCACGATCGTCGAGTCGGGCCTGGACGTGCCCAACGCCAACACCCTGATCGTCGACCGGGCCGACAACTACGGCCTCTCCCAGCTCCACCAGTTGCGCGGCCGGGTCGGCCGGGGCCGCGAGCGCGGCTACGCCTACTTCCTGTACCCGCCGGAGAAGCCGCTCACCGAGACCGCCCACGAGCGTCTGGCCACCATCTCCCAGCACACGGAGATGGGCGCGGGCATGTACGTGGCGATGAAGGACCTGGAGATCCGCGGCGCGGGCAACATCCTGGGGGCGGAGCAGTCGGGCTTCATCGCGGGTGTCGGCTTCGACCTGTACGTGCGGATGATGGCCGAGGCGGTGCAGGAGCAGAAGGCCAAGCTGGCCGGCACCTACCAGGAGGACGAGCGGCCCGACGTCAAGGTCGAGTTGCCGATCAACGCCCACATCCCGCATGACTACGTCACCTCCGAGCGACTGCGCCTGGAGGCGTACAGGCGGATCGCCGCGATCGGTTCCGACTCCGACATCGGCGCGGTGCGCGACGAGCTCGTCGACCGGTACGGACGACCGCCCCAGCAGGTGGAGAATCTACTGGAGGTCGCCCGCTTCCGGATCCGAGCTCGCCGTGCCGGGCTCACCGACGTCACCCTGCAGGGCCAGAACATCAAGTTCGCGCCGGTGGAGCTGAAGGACTCCCAGCAGGTCAGGCTCCAGAGGCTGTACCCGAAGGCGCTGCTGAAGCAGGCGGCGGGTACGTTGCTGGTGCCCGTGCCCAAGACCAGGCCCCTCGGCGGTCAGCCGTTGCGCGATCTGGATCTGCTCAAGTGGTGCGGCGATCTCGTCGAGGCGATGTTCCTCGAAACCGCGCGGGTAGAGTAA
- a CDS encoding class I SAM-dependent methyltransferase: MSEVRSVVDRDDLLSQRVREQWTSQLGRRLDVLIAGCGWPEPLDLAQTEARVIGIDEDLPALRKSTSARKDLDSWALGDLRSVPVPPRAFDVVYVPFLLERIEHSELVLDRLLTGLRPGGLLLVRMRDRASAYGACDRLAPSRLRRMLWRRFAPSGTVGPLPAVYEQIASREGMHSFCLVRGLMVTEDISANSGPALNGPLGKLARAACSVVEVLSRGRRPASHDEITMVIRKPQSHFARLI, from the coding sequence ATGTCAGAGGTGAGGTCGGTCGTCGATCGAGACGACCTGTTGAGTCAGCGGGTCAGGGAGCAGTGGACCAGCCAGCTCGGTCGGCGGCTCGATGTCCTGATCGCCGGGTGCGGATGGCCGGAGCCGCTCGATCTGGCGCAGACGGAGGCCAGGGTCATCGGGATCGACGAGGACCTGCCCGCGTTGCGCAAGAGCACGTCCGCCCGCAAGGATCTGGACTCGTGGGCGCTGGGCGACCTGCGCTCCGTACCGGTGCCGCCGCGGGCGTTCGACGTCGTCTACGTGCCGTTCCTGCTTGAGCGGATCGAGCACTCGGAACTGGTGCTCGACCGGCTGCTCACCGGTCTGCGCCCCGGCGGGCTGCTGCTGGTCAGGATGCGTGACCGAGCCTCGGCGTACGGGGCCTGCGACCGGCTGGCGCCGTCGAGACTGCGGCGGATGCTGTGGCGCAGGTTCGCCCCCTCGGGGACGGTGGGCCCGCTGCCCGCCGTCTACGAGCAGATCGCCTCGCGCGAGGGGATGCACTCCTTCTGCCTGGTGCGCGGGCTGATGGTGACGGAGGACATCTCCGCCAACAGCGGGCCCGCGCTCAACGGACCTCTCGGTAAGCTTGCCCGCGCCGCCTGCTCGGTGGTGGAGGTCCTCTCCAGAGGACGCCGGCCCGCGTCTCACGACGAGATAACCATGGTGATCCGCAAGCCCCAGAGCCATTTCGCCCGGCTGATCTGA
- the cysC gene encoding adenylyl-sulfate kinase, whose amino-acid sequence MTAPFEWTPDARELADLELLLSGAFSPLTGFMSSADAHSVDESGTLVDGTPWPAPVTLTLPGDHPAAPGDRITLRDPEGAALAVLTVTGREDGFTAGGVEALDSPEHGPFARLRRPPARVREEVGEREAVLAVTMRGPLGDLGEIVATAQELKASILLLPLAYGEGGPAVVRAALRARDGLPEGTLVAVVPLAPREPAIDLELRERVAEAYGATEHLAGPNPVTLPGPPHRRGLVIFFTGLSGSGKSTVARGLRDALLERGSRTVTYLDGDVVRHLLSAGLTFSKKDRDLNIRRIGFVAAEVARHGGLAICAPIAPYAATREEVRAMVEAVGADFLLVHVSTPLAECERRDRKGLYAKARAGLIPEFTGISDPYEEPDDADMEIDTTDISVDRAVHQVLDPLIQGGWIR is encoded by the coding sequence ATGACGGCGCCTTTCGAGTGGACCCCCGACGCCCGTGAGCTGGCCGACCTCGAACTGCTGCTCTCCGGCGCCTTCAGCCCGCTGACGGGCTTCATGAGCTCGGCTGACGCGCACTCCGTGGACGAGTCCGGCACGCTCGTCGACGGCACGCCATGGCCCGCGCCGGTCACCCTCACGCTGCCCGGCGACCACCCCGCCGCCCCCGGCGACCGGATCACCCTGCGCGACCCCGAGGGTGCGGCACTGGCCGTGCTGACCGTCACCGGGCGCGAGGACGGCTTCACCGCCGGAGGAGTCGAGGCCCTGGACTCCCCCGAGCACGGGCCGTTCGCCCGGCTCCGCCGCCCCCCGGCGCGGGTCCGCGAGGAGGTGGGCGAGCGGGAGGCGGTTCTGGCCGTCACCATGCGCGGGCCGCTGGGCGACCTCGGCGAGATCGTGGCGACCGCGCAGGAGCTGAAGGCGTCGATCCTGCTTCTCCCGCTGGCGTACGGCGAGGGTGGGCCCGCGGTGGTCCGCGCCGCGCTCAGGGCCCGTGACGGACTGCCCGAGGGCACGCTCGTGGCGGTGGTGCCGCTGGCGCCCAGGGAGCCCGCCATCGACCTGGAGCTGCGCGAGCGGGTGGCCGAGGCCTATGGCGCGACCGAGCACCTGGCCGGCCCGAACCCCGTGACGCTCCCCGGCCCCCCGCACCGGCGGGGGCTGGTGATCTTCTTCACCGGCCTGTCGGGCTCCGGCAAGTCGACCGTCGCCCGGGGGCTGCGCGACGCGCTGCTTGAGCGTGGCAGCCGCACGGTGACCTATCTCGACGGCGACGTGGTGCGCCACCTGCTGTCGGCGGGGCTGACCTTCTCCAAGAAGGACCGCGACCTCAACATCCGCCGCATCGGCTTCGTCGCCGCCGAGGTCGCCAGGCACGGCGGCCTGGCGATCTGCGCGCCCATAGCGCCCTACGCCGCCACCCGCGAGGAGGTACGCGCGATGGTCGAGGCCGTCGGCGCCGACTTCCTGCTGGTCCACGTCTCCACCCCGCTGGCGGAGTGCGAGCGCCGCGACCGCAAGGGGCTCTACGCCAAGGCCCGCGCGGGGCTCATTCCCGAGTTCACCGGCATCTCCGACCCGTACGAGGAGCCGGACGACGCCGACATGGAGATCGACACCACGGACATCAGCGTGGACCGGGCGGTGCACCAGGTGCTCGACCCGCTGATCCAGGGCGGCTGGATCCGCTGA
- a CDS encoding glycoside hydrolase family 26 protein, translating to MVRIAGSGVVLLLGLGALGLGIAGLSGRGQTSKTSDVASAQQAPGTPGTQPGAGSPGASRTPRTPARAAGPTGERPRASCEVTGKLVPSCGAWWGVAPEIFTGRRPERALAGAERRMGRPADIMHVYHRGDELFPTPAERAIARDPDGRRLLLINWKPSLDHTWEQIAHGALDERIDRLAAHIVRTFPERFFLTIHHEPENDVREARGAGMSAADYAAMFRHVVRRLRHGGVTNAVTVMTYMGAPNWASEPWFERLYPGDDVVDWVGMDPYADHRVHSFDGLVNKTRPDFPRWPGFYRWMSERFPGKPVMVAEWGVFERHDRPGFKEWFFASVREEIRDYPQIKALVYFDSPRAPRGDTRFDTTPGGRRTFAELARDPHLSTTVPTG from the coding sequence ATGGTGAGAATCGCCGGTTCGGGTGTCGTCCTGCTGCTGGGACTGGGCGCTCTCGGACTGGGCATCGCTGGACTGAGCGGGCGTGGCCAGACCTCGAAAACCTCCGACGTCGCGAGCGCCCAGCAGGCGCCGGGCACGCCGGGCACCCAGCCGGGAGCGGGGAGTCCCGGCGCGTCGCGAACACCCCGGACGCCCGCGCGCGCGGCGGGCCCGACCGGCGAGCGTCCACGGGCCTCCTGCGAGGTCACCGGCAAACTCGTCCCCTCCTGCGGTGCCTGGTGGGGTGTCGCACCGGAGATCTTCACCGGGAGGCGTCCCGAGCGGGCGCTGGCCGGAGCCGAGAGGCGGATGGGCCGCCCGGCCGACATCATGCACGTCTACCACCGGGGAGACGAGCTCTTCCCGACCCCCGCGGAGCGCGCCATCGCCCGCGACCCCGACGGCCGCAGGCTCCTGCTGATCAACTGGAAGCCCTCCCTCGACCACACCTGGGAGCAGATCGCGCACGGCGCGCTGGACGAGCGGATCGACCGGCTGGCCGCCCACATCGTGCGGACCTTCCCGGAGAGGTTCTTCCTCACGATCCACCACGAGCCGGAGAACGACGTGCGGGAGGCCCGCGGCGCGGGAATGTCCGCGGCCGACTACGCGGCGATGTTCCGGCACGTGGTGCGACGCCTGCGGCACGGGGGCGTGACCAACGCCGTCACCGTGATGACCTACATGGGTGCGCCCAACTGGGCGTCAGAGCCCTGGTTCGAGAGGCTCTACCCCGGTGACGACGTGGTCGACTGGGTGGGGATGGACCCCTACGCCGACCACAGGGTCCACAGCTTCGACGGCCTGGTCAACAAGACCAGGCCCGACTTCCCCCGCTGGCCGGGGTTCTACCGCTGGATGAGCGAGCGCTTCCCGGGAAAACCCGTCATGGTCGCCGAGTGGGGCGTCTTCGAACGCCACGACCGGCCCGGGTTCAAGGAATGGTTCTTCGCCTCGGTACGCGAGGAGATCCGCGACTACCCGCAGATCAAGGCCCTGGTCTACTTCGACTCGCCACGCGCCCCCCGGGGGGACACCCGCTTCGACACCACACCCGGCGGGCGGCGGACCTTCGCCGAACTCGCCCGCGACCCGCACCTCAGCACCACCGTCCCCACAGGCTGA
- a CDS encoding YveK family protein: MSPSPDVPARREGGDLADYASLLRRRWLIICSLLLTGAGGGAALLRLTPPSYTASAQVLVTATGSQEQTNQVTNRQREPLNLDTEAQIARSAVVSAKAREMPGELGCPAEVSVPPNTSVLEISCTATDPRAAASGASAYALAYLAQRRESSTQMLTAQLKAVMVKLRQVNAGLAKVATTLPGLSSGTTERALALQRRDVLGRQAHSLTARYDALRTVAVTPGSVISQAVAPTTPSAPRPPLYLGSGLMAGLLCGVGLAWLRDRLDTALRTTADVRRLTGLDALGDEEMRHLAGAVLVVAVPGTSSRDVRGAVRTLNDRGVRVVGAFVTGGDDLSPDPPAGAARAPHISSAAQPGAARSRRAERPLAGLAGGDRPTPETHGAPDAMVAPGTYGNVPPGRQAAAGRRGRRL; encoded by the coding sequence ATGAGCCCGTCACCGGACGTCCCCGCCCGCCGCGAAGGCGGAGACCTGGCGGACTACGCGTCGCTCCTCCGCCGCCGGTGGCTGATCATCTGCTCCCTGCTCCTCACCGGAGCCGGTGGCGGCGCCGCCCTGCTACGGCTCACCCCGCCCTCCTACACCGCCTCCGCTCAGGTCCTGGTGACCGCCACCGGCTCGCAGGAGCAGACCAACCAGGTCACCAACCGCCAGCGCGAACCGCTCAACCTCGACACCGAGGCCCAGATCGCCCGGTCCGCGGTGGTCTCGGCGAAGGCCCGCGAAATGCCCGGCGAGCTTGGCTGTCCCGCCGAGGTCTCCGTGCCGCCCAACACCTCGGTCCTGGAGATCTCCTGCACCGCCACCGACCCAAGGGCGGCCGCCTCGGGCGCGAGCGCCTACGCCCTCGCCTACCTGGCCCAGCGCCGCGAGTCGTCCACCCAGATGCTCACGGCCCAGCTCAAGGCCGTGATGGTCAAGCTCAGGCAGGTCAACGCGGGCCTCGCCAAGGTCGCCACCACGCTTCCCGGCCTGAGCAGCGGCACCACGGAGCGGGCCCTCGCCCTCCAGCGGAGGGATGTCCTCGGCCGCCAGGCCCACAGCCTCACCGCCAGGTACGACGCCCTCAGGACCGTCGCCGTCACTCCCGGGTCGGTGATCAGCCAGGCGGTGGCCCCCACCACCCCCAGCGCTCCCCGCCCGCCCCTCTACCTGGGCAGCGGCCTCATGGCAGGACTGCTCTGCGGGGTCGGGCTCGCCTGGCTCCGTGACCGCCTCGACACCGCTCTGCGGACCACCGCCGACGTCAGGCGCCTGACCGGCCTCGACGCCCTCGGCGACGAGGAGATGCGCCACCTGGCGGGCGCGGTGCTCGTGGTCGCCGTGCCCGGCACCTCCTCGCGCGACGTGAGAGGTGCGGTACGGACCCTGAACGACCGTGGAGTCCGCGTGGTCGGCGCCTTCGTCACCGGCGGCGACGACCTCTCGCCCGATCCCCCGGCCGGCGCCGCGCGGGCCCCGCACATCTCCTCCGCGGCACAGCCCGGCGCGGCGCGCTCCAGGAGAGCCGAACGGCCCCTCGCGGGCCTGGCCGGCGGTGACCGGCCCACACCGGAAACGCACGGCGCCCCGGACGCCATGGTCGCGCCCGGGACGTATGGGAACGTTCCGCCCGGGCGGCAGGCCGCGGCCGGGCGGAGGGGACGCCGGCTGTGA
- a CDS encoding O-antigen ligase family protein, with protein sequence MRGLRPAAWPIAALLVGYPLWWALGFGGLSVVAVAPAMALVLWRRRPIRAPRGFGLWLLLLAGYLISALMLGEMPPDTYGEFGAGRLVGYLMRLCLYLSMMIMVLYLGNLTEEELPQLTLVRMLGALFVTTVAGGLLGVLAPRAEFTSPVELILPGWISDNPFVHNLIHPTAAQMQKVLGHASPRPEAPFEWANAWGGNISVLLVWFVVGWWVYGGPRRRLAMVPLAALAAIPVVYSLNRGLWIGLGVAAAYLLVRLGTRARVAACSALAAGTLVFALSPLQAMVTQRLDRPHSNDIRAFTVSATIAAAGTSPLIGYGNTRNAMGNHRTITTGRSGWCPTCGHPPLGSDGQLWYLMITQGFTGAALYVAFFAGAVRRHWRDRSPIGMAGVLVMILTLLYMFVYDGLFTPLSLYLISFALLWRNSMASTAA encoded by the coding sequence GTGAGGGGGCTGCGTCCGGCCGCCTGGCCGATCGCCGCGCTCCTGGTGGGATACCCGCTCTGGTGGGCGCTCGGTTTCGGCGGCCTGTCGGTGGTCGCGGTGGCCCCGGCGATGGCCCTGGTCCTCTGGCGGAGGCGGCCGATCAGGGCGCCGCGCGGGTTCGGGCTCTGGCTGCTGCTCCTGGCGGGCTACCTGATCAGCGCGCTGATGCTCGGCGAGATGCCACCGGACACCTACGGCGAGTTCGGCGCCGGGCGGCTCGTCGGCTACCTGATGCGACTCTGCCTCTACCTCTCAATGATGATCATGGTGCTCTACCTCGGCAACCTGACGGAGGAGGAGCTGCCCCAGCTCACCCTGGTGCGCATGCTCGGCGCGCTGTTCGTCACGACCGTCGCGGGCGGCCTGCTGGGCGTGCTCGCCCCACGCGCCGAGTTCACCTCACCGGTCGAGCTGATCCTCCCCGGCTGGATCAGCGACAACCCCTTCGTCCACAACCTGATCCATCCCACCGCCGCCCAGATGCAGAAGGTCCTCGGTCACGCCTCCCCCCGCCCGGAGGCGCCTTTCGAGTGGGCCAACGCCTGGGGCGGCAACATCTCGGTGCTGCTCGTCTGGTTCGTGGTCGGCTGGTGGGTGTACGGAGGCCCGCGCAGGCGCCTGGCCATGGTCCCGCTGGCCGCTCTGGCCGCGATCCCCGTCGTCTACTCGCTCAACCGCGGCCTGTGGATCGGGCTCGGCGTCGCCGCCGCGTACCTCCTGGTGCGCCTGGGCACCCGGGCCCGCGTCGCGGCCTGCTCGGCTCTGGCCGCGGGGACGCTGGTGTTCGCCCTCAGCCCGCTGCAGGCGATGGTGACCCAGCGGCTGGACCGCCCGCACAGCAACGACATCCGTGCCTTCACCGTGTCGGCGACCATCGCCGCCGCGGGCACCTCACCGCTCATCGGCTACGGCAACACCAGAAACGCCATGGGCAACCACCGGACGATCACCACCGGCAGGAGCGGCTGGTGTCCCACCTGCGGCCACCCGCCGCTGGGGAGCGACGGCCAGCTCTGGTACCTGATGATCACGCAGGGCTTCACCGGGGCCGCGCTCTACGTGGCGTTCTTCGCCGGGGCCGTCCGCCGCCACTGGCGCGACCGGAGCCCGATCGGCATGGCGGGGGTCCTCGTGATGATCCTCACCCTGCTCTACATGTTCGTCTACGACGGGCTGTTCACGCCGCTCAGCCTGTATCTGATCTCCTTCGCGCTGCTCTGGAGGAACTCGATGGCGAGCACCGCCGCATGA
- a CDS encoding sulfotransferase family protein, whose protein sequence is MKPALKRSVHAAAWTLGRLTSGSRVLPSFLIVGAQRCGTTSLYRALSQHPLALKPVLRKGVHYFDTAYDRGLSWYRAHFPLQVSASALTRRYGCRPQAFESSPYYLFHPLAGPRIARDLPGARLIVLVRDPVERAFSAHAHELARGFETEPSFARAVELEEERLAGAAQALRDSPHSTNPAHRHHAYLARGRYAEQLARLEPLVGRERLLVLDSGRFFAEPELVYDRVLAFLGLPHLGDPVFEQHNSRSRPAPMPRRLRRELSDRFKEQDTLLTSWLGGEPSWRR, encoded by the coding sequence GTGAAACCAGCGCTGAAGCGTTCGGTCCACGCGGCCGCGTGGACCTTGGGGCGCCTCACCTCGGGGAGCCGGGTGCTGCCCTCCTTCCTCATCGTCGGAGCGCAGCGCTGCGGCACCACCTCCCTGTACCGCGCCCTGTCCCAGCACCCGCTCGCCCTTAAACCCGTACTGCGCAAGGGCGTGCACTACTTCGACACGGCGTACGACCGGGGCCTGTCCTGGTACCGGGCGCACTTTCCGCTACAGGTGTCGGCCTCCGCGCTGACCCGCAGGTACGGTTGCCGGCCCCAGGCCTTCGAGTCGTCGCCCTACTACCTGTTCCATCCCCTGGCCGGCCCCCGTATCGCCCGCGACCTGCCGGGCGCCAGGCTGATCGTGCTGGTCCGCGACCCCGTCGAGCGGGCCTTCTCCGCACACGCCCACGAACTGGCCAGGGGCTTCGAGACGGAGCCGTCCTTCGCCAGGGCCGTGGAGCTGGAGGAGGAGCGGCTGGCCGGAGCGGCGCAAGCCCTGCGCGACTCGCCGCACTCGACGAACCCGGCCCACCGCCACCACGCCTACCTGGCCAGGGGCCGCTACGCCGAGCAGCTCGCCCGGCTGGAGCCGCTGGTCGGCAGGGAGCGTCTGCTCGTCCTCGACAGCGGCCGGTTCTTCGCCGAACCGGAGCTCGTCTACGACCGCGTGCTGGCGTTCCTCGGGCTGCCGCACCTCGGCGATCCGGTGTTCGAACAGCACAACTCCCGGAGCAGACCCGCCCCGATGCCTCGCAGGCTCCGCCGCGAGCTGTCGGACCGCTTCAAGGAGCAGGACACCCTGCTGACCTCATGGCTGGGCGGGGAGCCGTCGTGGCGCCGCTGA